The following are encoded together in the Xanthomonas sacchari genome:
- a CDS encoding ABC transporter permease yields the protein MDIRPILSTLRRHKTAAALIVLEIALACAIVCNALFLIGNRIETLHRPSGIAESELVTISLGGIGQQVNAAARTREDLAALRAVPGVRNATVLNQVPFVHYSWNTSLSLSADQERPTLNAAQYMAEEGTLKTLGLKLVAGRDFAPDEYMDLEAAQTDKRIQEKGTAIILNRATAEKMFPGQNALGKTVYTGPVGARVVGIVETLARPTATSGLAEIDYAMLLPFRLNYTDGLYVLRVTDPARRQEVLNAATAALMKVDSSRLVLKQQTYSEIRDAYFQGDRAMVWLLGAVCVALLIVTALGIVGLASFWVQQRTKQIGIRRALGATRGQILRYFQTENFLLASTGIVLGMLLAYAINQWLMGKYELPRLPLAYLPIGAVALWLLGQLAVFAPARRAADVPPAVATRST from the coding sequence ATGGATATCCGCCCCATCCTGTCCACCTTGCGCCGCCACAAGACCGCCGCCGCGCTGATCGTGCTGGAGATCGCCCTGGCCTGCGCGATCGTCTGCAATGCGCTGTTCCTGATCGGCAACCGCATCGAGACCCTGCACCGGCCCAGCGGCATCGCCGAGTCGGAACTGGTGACGATCTCGCTGGGCGGCATCGGCCAGCAGGTCAACGCCGCCGCGCGCACCCGCGAGGACCTGGCCGCGTTGCGCGCGGTGCCCGGCGTGCGCAACGCCACCGTGCTCAACCAGGTGCCGTTCGTCCACTACTCCTGGAACACCAGCCTGTCGCTGAGCGCGGACCAGGAGCGGCCCACCCTCAATGCCGCGCAATACATGGCCGAGGAAGGCACGCTGAAGACCCTGGGCCTGAAGCTGGTGGCCGGGCGCGATTTCGCCCCCGACGAGTACATGGATCTGGAAGCCGCGCAGACCGACAAACGGATCCAGGAGAAGGGCACCGCCATCATCCTCAACCGCGCCACCGCGGAGAAGATGTTCCCGGGGCAGAACGCGCTGGGCAAGACCGTCTATACCGGGCCGGTGGGCGCCCGCGTGGTCGGCATCGTCGAGACCCTGGCGCGGCCGACCGCTACCAGCGGCCTGGCCGAGATCGACTACGCGATGCTGCTGCCGTTCCGGCTGAACTACACCGACGGGCTGTACGTGCTGCGGGTCACCGACCCGGCCCGGCGCCAGGAAGTGCTGAACGCGGCCACCGCGGCGCTGATGAAGGTCGACAGCAGCCGTCTGGTACTCAAGCAGCAGACCTACAGCGAGATCCGCGACGCCTACTTCCAGGGCGACCGCGCGATGGTGTGGCTGCTCGGCGCGGTCTGCGTCGCGTTGCTGATCGTCACCGCGCTGGGCATCGTCGGCCTGGCCAGCTTCTGGGTGCAGCAACGTACCAAGCAGATCGGCATCCGCCGTGCGCTCGGCGCCACCCGCGGGCAGATCCTGCGCTACTTCCAGACCGAGAACTTCCTGCTGGCCAGCACCGGCATCGTGCTCGGCATGCTGCTGGCCTACGCCATCAACCAGTGGCTGATGGGCAAGTACGAGCTGCCGCGGCTACCGCTGGCCTACCTGCCGATCGGCGCGGTGGCGCTGTGGCTGCTCGGCCAGCTGGCGGTGTTCGCGCCGGCCCGCCGCGCCGCCGACGTGCCGCCGGCCGTGGCCACCCGCAGCACCTGA
- a CDS encoding ABC transporter permease, with protein sequence MFAYYLRLALRSFGRNRILTALMVLAVALGIGASMTMLTVLHTLSGDPLPGRSATLFHPQLDPRPRNLPSADPEPPDELTWQDATALYRAQAAPAQTMTSANWLPVRQTVPNSPLRMLTTRAATADLFGMFGMRFLYGSGWSRRDDSQRAPVVVLSRQLNDALFGGADSVGKTLTIATRPFRVIGVIDAWNAQPRFYDLNSGAYTPPEELYMPFETWLDLPQDYGYGPMQCWGKDGEAGLHDPKAAQCTWVQYWVRLDTPEQVRRYRAALEAYSAQQRQLGRFERTPNTRLRSLVDWLDYKRVVPATVRMQTWIAFGVLLVCLLNAVGLLVAKFMRKAGEIGVRRALGASRRAVFAQCLAESALIGCLGGLLGIPLTWIGLWLVRQQPVAYAQQAHADPAILGIALAVATLSALAAGLWPAWRASRIAPALQVKSL encoded by the coding sequence ATGTTCGCCTACTACCTCCGCCTGGCGCTGCGCAGCTTCGGCCGCAACCGCATCCTCACCGCGCTGATGGTGCTGGCCGTGGCGCTGGGCATCGGCGCGTCGATGACCATGCTGACCGTGCTGCATACGCTCTCCGGCGACCCGCTGCCCGGGCGCAGCGCCACGCTGTTCCATCCACAACTGGATCCGCGTCCGCGCAACCTGCCCAGCGCCGACCCCGAGCCGCCGGACGAGCTGACCTGGCAGGACGCGACCGCGCTGTATCGGGCGCAGGCGGCGCCGGCGCAGACCATGACCAGCGCGAACTGGCTGCCGGTGCGCCAGACCGTGCCCAACAGCCCCCTGCGCATGCTCACCACGCGCGCCGCCACGGCCGACCTGTTCGGCATGTTCGGCATGCGCTTCCTGTACGGCAGCGGCTGGAGCCGGCGCGACGACAGCCAGCGCGCGCCGGTGGTGGTGCTGAGCCGCCAGCTCAACGACGCGCTGTTCGGCGGCGCGGACAGCGTCGGCAAGACCCTGACCATCGCCACCCGCCCGTTCAGGGTGATCGGGGTGATCGACGCCTGGAACGCGCAGCCGCGCTTCTACGATCTCAACTCCGGCGCGTACACGCCGCCGGAGGAACTGTACATGCCGTTCGAGACCTGGCTGGACCTGCCGCAGGACTACGGCTACGGGCCGATGCAGTGCTGGGGCAAGGATGGCGAGGCCGGCCTGCACGATCCCAAGGCCGCGCAATGCACCTGGGTGCAGTACTGGGTGCGGCTGGACACGCCCGAGCAGGTGCGGCGCTACCGCGCGGCGCTGGAAGCCTACAGCGCGCAGCAACGCCAGCTCGGCCGCTTCGAACGCACCCCCAACACCCGCCTGCGCAGCCTGGTCGACTGGCTGGACTACAAGCGGGTGGTGCCGGCCACGGTGCGCATGCAGACCTGGATCGCCTTCGGCGTGCTGCTGGTGTGCCTGCTCAATGCGGTCGGCCTGCTGGTCGCCAAGTTCATGCGCAAGGCCGGCGAGATCGGCGTGCGCCGCGCGCTCGGCGCCAGCCGCCGCGCGGTGTTCGCGCAATGCCTGGCCGAATCGGCGCTGATCGGCTGCCTGGGCGGCCTGCTCGGCATTCCGCTGACCTGGATCGGCCTGTGGCTGGTGCGCCAGCAACCGGTGGCCTACGCGCAGCAGGCGCATGCCGATCCCGCGATCCTGGGCATCGCCCTGGCGGTGGCCACGCTCTCGGCGCTGGCCGCCGGCCTGTGGCCGGCCTGGCGCGCCTCGCGCATCGCCCCCGCCCTGCAGGTGAAATCGCTATGA
- a CDS encoding ABC transporter permease, with protein sequence MTPLPPVRPILSALGSHRAAVVLMALQIALTLAVLCNLVFIIARTYQRVQTPTGVMEQDIGLIQSISVVGEPGSISSVGRSLDLLQAVPGVEAAAFGTPPLWGPTQAQLFLQPQATQPVARARLFLGSQGLNRTLGIRIVAGRDLRDAELTGASDLFGAPPEIERRLPALITPSLAAKLFPGTSPLGRTLYTSTFNQPVRLDIVGVMAPVRGEITGHDDDADALLAEIRIGSEGWGGGYLIRSTPGQLAQALPRAAAAMQRANPTYVQQRVSTMQELRTEYFKSDSAVARMLLAIILILLTVTALGIGGLASFWVQQRTRQIGIRRALGATRGDILRYFQTENLLIVGGGALLGAVLAYVMNQWLMQRFELERLSSPTVLTGIVAVWLLGQLAVLGPALRAAAVPPATATRSA encoded by the coding sequence ATGACCCCGCTGCCTCCGGTACGCCCCATCCTGTCCGCCCTGGGCAGCCATCGCGCCGCGGTGGTGCTGATGGCGCTGCAGATCGCCCTGACCCTGGCGGTGCTGTGCAACCTGGTGTTCATCATCGCCCGCACCTACCAGCGCGTGCAGACCCCGACCGGGGTGATGGAACAGGATATCGGCCTGATCCAGAGCATCAGTGTGGTCGGCGAGCCGGGCAGCATCAGCAGCGTCGGCCGCAGCCTGGACCTGCTGCAGGCGGTGCCTGGCGTGGAAGCGGCGGCGTTCGGCACGCCGCCGCTGTGGGGCCCGACGCAGGCGCAACTGTTCCTGCAGCCGCAGGCCACGCAACCGGTCGCCCGTGCCCGCCTGTTCCTCGGCAGCCAGGGCCTGAACCGCACGCTGGGCATCCGCATCGTCGCCGGCCGCGACCTGCGCGATGCGGAGCTCACCGGCGCCTCGGACCTGTTCGGCGCGCCGCCGGAGATCGAGCGGCGCCTGCCGGCGCTGATCACGCCCTCGCTGGCCGCCAAACTGTTCCCCGGCACGTCGCCGCTGGGGCGCACGCTCTACACCAGCACCTTCAACCAGCCGGTGCGCCTGGACATCGTCGGAGTGATGGCGCCGGTGCGCGGCGAGATCACAGGTCACGACGACGATGCCGATGCGCTGCTGGCCGAGATCCGCATCGGCAGCGAAGGCTGGGGCGGCGGCTACCTGATCCGCAGCACGCCCGGGCAACTGGCGCAGGCGTTGCCGCGCGCGGCCGCGGCGATGCAGCGCGCCAACCCGACCTACGTGCAGCAGCGCGTGAGCACCATGCAGGAGCTGCGGACCGAGTACTTCAAGAGCGACAGCGCAGTGGCGCGGATGCTGCTGGCGATCATCCTGATCCTGCTCACGGTCACCGCGCTGGGCATCGGCGGGCTGGCCAGCTTCTGGGTGCAGCAGCGCACCCGGCAGATCGGCATCCGCCGCGCGCTTGGCGCCACCCGCGGCGACATCCTGCGCTACTTCCAGACCGAGAACCTGCTGATCGTCGGCGGCGGCGCGCTGCTCGGCGCGGTGCTTGCCTACGTCATGAACCAGTGGCTGATGCAGCGATTCGAACTGGAGCGGCTGTCTTCGCCGACCGTGCTCACCGGCATCGTCGCGGTGTGGCTGCTCGGCCAGCTCGCCGTCCTCGGCCCGGCCCTGCGCGCCGCCGCCGTCCCACCCGCCACCGCCACCCGCAGCGCCTGA
- a CDS encoding ABC transporter permease: MNLPIRPILSSLQHHRLTAALLALQVALTCAFVANAVFLIGGRIERLRVSSGLPEEELSLISVRGVQSDGNALAQQQSDLRALRSIPGVTAAAAIGFSLPLSGGANDYGNCPDRQTLDRAMAQQSMDDTGCIQATYYSGSQGFLQAMGAHLIAGRDFQADEYSTATPSAVIVTRTLARQLWPGQPAVGKTLYGGAQGAVVVGVVDDLLRTTLRGAAVDHLAALSPQLPAGNQVQYLLRSAPQDRERILAAAADALAQAGPLRLIPAEGRRSYAQLRQRYFQRDATMIGLLLAATTGLLFVTALGIGGLASFWVQQRTRQIGIRRAIGATRRDILRHFQTENLLIVSAGSAAGMVLALLLNQALLQRYDLPRLPLGYLPTVAAALLLLGQLAILPPARRAAAVPPAVATRSV; this comes from the coding sequence ATGAATCTGCCGATCCGTCCCATCCTCTCCAGCCTGCAGCATCACCGCCTCACCGCCGCGCTGCTGGCGCTGCAGGTCGCCCTGACCTGCGCCTTCGTCGCCAACGCCGTGTTCCTGATCGGTGGGCGCATCGAACGTCTGCGGGTCTCCAGCGGCTTGCCCGAGGAAGAACTTTCGCTGATCTCGGTGCGCGGCGTCCAGAGCGATGGCAATGCGCTGGCCCAGCAACAATCCGATCTGCGGGCGTTGCGCAGCATTCCCGGTGTCACCGCAGCCGCCGCGATCGGCTTCAGCCTGCCGCTGTCCGGCGGCGCCAACGACTACGGCAACTGCCCCGACCGGCAGACGCTGGACCGCGCGATGGCGCAGCAGTCGATGGACGATACAGGGTGCATCCAGGCCACGTATTACTCCGGCTCGCAAGGTTTCTTGCAGGCCATGGGCGCGCACCTGATCGCCGGCCGCGACTTCCAAGCCGACGAATATTCCACTGCCACACCGAGCGCGGTGATCGTCACCCGCACGCTGGCGCGGCAACTCTGGCCAGGTCAACCTGCTGTCGGCAAAACGCTGTATGGCGGAGCCCAGGGCGCCGTCGTCGTCGGTGTCGTCGACGATCTGCTGCGCACGACGCTGCGCGGCGCAGCGGTCGACCATCTGGCTGCGCTGTCGCCGCAGCTGCCCGCGGGCAACCAGGTGCAATACCTGTTGCGCAGCGCGCCGCAGGACCGCGAACGGATCCTGGCCGCGGCGGCCGACGCGCTCGCACAGGCAGGACCGCTGCGACTGATTCCTGCCGAAGGGCGCCGCAGCTACGCCCAACTGCGGCAGCGCTACTTCCAGCGCGATGCCACCATGATCGGCTTGCTGCTCGCGGCGACCACGGGCCTGTTGTTCGTGACCGCCCTGGGCATCGGCGGGCTGGCCAGTTTCTGGGTGCAGCAACGCACGCGCCAGATCGGCATCCGCCGCGCCATCGGCGCGACCCGTCGCGACATCCTGCGCCATTTCCAGACCGAAAACCTGCTGATCGTGAGCGCCGGCAGCGCCGCGGGCATGGTGCTGGCGTTGCTGCTCAATCAAGCGCTGTTGCAGCGCTACGACCTGCCACGCCTGCCGCTGGGCTACCTGCCGACGGTCGCTGCGGCGCTCCTGCTGCTCGGCCAGCTGGCGATCCTGCCGCCCGCGCGCCGCGCCGCCGCGGTGCCGCCGGCGGTGGCCACGCGCAGTGTCTGA
- a CDS encoding ABC transporter permease: MLNHYLLLAWRSLRRTPIATALMVLAIGLGIGASMTMLTVLHVMSRDPLPDRSGALYTPHLDPLPSSYPDNQEWGDPADNLTWPDAMALLRAAPATPQAAMAGGQVLLWPPRAAQAPLDLSGRYTSAGFFALFGIPLQRGHGWSAAEDQRHARVIVLSRTLADTLFGARDPVGQRVALGEKRIGFEVIGVTGDWDPQPLFYADPGSKGSFGQRDDFFLPLSTAMELALDVNSNISSWNSFNGDDAARRKDPSTSWLQFWVRLDTPQQVAAYQRLLYDYAATQHASGRFQRPPERARLYALMDWLRHLRMVPDDLRLQTLMALGFLWICLVNVIALLLAKFLRRGGEIGVRRALGARRGHVFLQFGSEAALIGLLGGAVGIAIAEMGLWSVRQRPDDYARLARMDLQMLLATVALAVIAALLAGLLPAWRASRIDPALQIKDLT, translated from the coding sequence ATGCTGAACCATTATCTGCTGCTGGCCTGGCGCAGCCTGCGGCGCACGCCGATCGCCACCGCGCTGATGGTGCTGGCGATCGGCCTGGGCATCGGCGCGAGCATGACCATGCTGACGGTGCTGCACGTGATGTCGCGCGACCCGCTGCCGGACAGGAGCGGTGCGCTCTACACCCCGCATCTGGATCCGTTGCCGAGCAGCTACCCGGACAACCAGGAGTGGGGCGATCCGGCCGACAACCTCACCTGGCCCGACGCCATGGCGCTGCTGCGTGCCGCACCCGCCACACCGCAGGCGGCGATGGCCGGCGGGCAGGTCTTGCTGTGGCCGCCGCGCGCGGCGCAAGCGCCGCTCGACCTGAGCGGCCGCTACACCAGCGCCGGGTTCTTCGCCCTGTTCGGCATCCCCTTGCAGCGTGGCCACGGCTGGAGCGCGGCGGAGGACCAGCGCCACGCCCGCGTCATCGTGCTGAGCCGCACCCTGGCCGACACCCTGTTCGGCGCGCGCGATCCGGTCGGCCAGCGGGTGGCGCTTGGGGAAAAGCGCATCGGCTTCGAGGTGATCGGCGTGACCGGCGATTGGGATCCGCAACCGCTGTTCTACGCCGACCCGGGCAGCAAGGGCAGTTTCGGCCAGCGCGACGATTTCTTTCTGCCGCTGTCGACCGCGATGGAACTGGCACTGGACGTCAACAGCAACATCAGCAGCTGGAACAGCTTCAACGGCGACGACGCGGCGCGACGCAAGGATCCGTCGACCAGCTGGCTGCAGTTCTGGGTGCGCCTGGACACGCCGCAGCAGGTCGCCGCTTACCAGCGCCTGCTCTACGACTACGCCGCGACACAGCACGCCAGCGGCCGCTTCCAGCGGCCGCCGGAGCGGGCGCGGCTGTATGCGTTGATGGACTGGCTGCGCCACCTGCGGATGGTGCCCGACGATCTGCGCCTGCAGACACTGATGGCGCTGGGTTTCCTGTGGATCTGTCTGGTCAACGTGATCGCCTTGCTGCTGGCGAAATTCCTGCGCCGCGGCGGCGAGATCGGCGTGCGACGCGCGCTCGGTGCCCGCCGCGGCCACGTGTTCCTGCAGTTCGGCAGCGAGGCCGCGCTGATCGGGCTGCTCGGTGGCGCAGTGGGCATCGCGATCGCCGAAATGGGTCTGTGGAGCGTGCGCCAGCGCCCGGACGACTACGCCAGGCTGGCGCGGATGGACCTGCAGATGTTGCTCGCCACCGTGGCATTGGCGGTGATCGCCGCACTGCTGGCGGGCCTGCTGCCCGCCTGGCGGGCCAGCCGGATCGACCCCGCCCTGCAGATCAAGGACCTGACATGA
- a CDS encoding ABC transporter permease: MSLHPILSSLRKHRVAASLIVLEIAFSCAVVCNALFLINQRLERMQRPSGAAEQELVQLRSRSVVSDGNSAAQTRADLDALRRIPGVREASIINQPLFGDSLGYSGVSLRPDQERSTLHAVQYFGDARLLDTLGLHLVAGRRFADDEFIDDAQLRDPVAKRIPPSVILSQSLAQRLFPGQNAVGRTIYVYGEHRVVGVVQRLVQPREGGNVGHYEDTMLFPVNVPYDRGTYLLRVRDPAQREAVLRQAKATLSQHGPRRMVKGGKTLQQARADYYRDDQAMAWLLVGVCVLLLLVTALGIVGLTSFWVQQRTKQIGIRRALGATCTQILRHFQLENFLLASAGIVLGMLLAYAANLYLMSAYELPRLPLWYLPVGALALWLLGQLAVLLPARRAAAVPPAVATRSV; encoded by the coding sequence GTGTCCCTCCATCCCATCCTCTCCAGTCTGCGCAAGCACCGCGTCGCCGCCAGCCTGATCGTGCTGGAGATCGCTTTCAGTTGCGCCGTCGTCTGCAACGCGCTGTTCCTGATCAATCAGCGGCTCGAACGCATGCAGCGGCCCAGCGGCGCCGCCGAGCAGGAACTGGTGCAACTGCGCAGCCGCAGCGTGGTCAGCGACGGCAACAGCGCCGCGCAGACCCGCGCCGACCTGGACGCACTGCGACGCATTCCGGGTGTGCGCGAGGCCAGCATCATCAACCAGCCGCTTTTCGGCGATTCGCTCGGCTACAGCGGCGTGTCGCTGCGCCCGGACCAGGAACGCAGCACCCTGCATGCGGTGCAGTACTTCGGCGACGCGCGGCTGCTCGATACCCTAGGGCTGCATCTGGTCGCAGGGCGCCGCTTCGCGGACGACGAGTTCATCGACGACGCGCAACTGCGCGATCCGGTGGCCAAGCGCATCCCGCCCTCGGTCATCCTCAGCCAGTCGCTGGCGCAACGCCTGTTCCCCGGCCAGAACGCCGTGGGCCGCACCATCTACGTCTACGGCGAACACCGGGTCGTCGGCGTGGTGCAACGCCTGGTGCAACCCCGCGAAGGCGGGAACGTCGGCCACTACGAGGACACGATGCTGTTCCCGGTGAACGTTCCCTACGATCGCGGCACCTACCTGCTGCGCGTGCGCGACCCGGCACAGCGCGAGGCGGTGTTGCGGCAAGCCAAGGCGACGCTGTCGCAACACGGTCCACGGCGGATGGTGAAGGGCGGCAAGACCCTGCAACAAGCGCGCGCGGACTACTACCGCGACGACCAGGCGATGGCCTGGCTCCTGGTCGGCGTGTGCGTCCTGCTGCTGCTGGTCACCGCGCTGGGCATCGTCGGCCTGACCAGCTTCTGGGTGCAGCAGCGCACCAAGCAGATCGGCATCCGCCGCGCGCTCGGCGCCACCTGCACGCAGATCCTGCGGCATTTCCAGCTGGAGAACTTCCTGCTCGCCAGCGCCGGCATCGTCCTCGGCATGCTGCTGGCCTACGCCGCCAACCTGTATCTGATGAGCGCCTACGAACTGCCGCGGCTGCCATTGTGGTACCTGCCGGTCGGCGCGTTGGCGCTGTGGCTGCTCGGCCAGCTCGCGGTGCTGCTGCCCGCACGCCGCGCCGCCGCGGTGCCGCCGGCGGTGGCCACGCGCAGTGTCTGA
- a CDS encoding ABC transporter permease, protein MFGYYVRLALRSFRRNTVLTALMVLAIALGIGASMTTLTVFYVLSGDPIPQKSDRLFYVQVDAQPKAGFQPGEEPDSQNTRFDAEALLREKRAKRQALMTGGSVAIEPTKSGLKPFKSEVRFTSADFFPMFDTPFQYGHGWTGTEDERHDRVVVISRKLNEKLFDGGDSVGRELRMDQNTFRIVGVLDTWEVKPRFYDVTNTYGSDEQAYLPFSVAMDLKMDRNGSMNCFGDSNGDQTALNAPCAWVQYWVELENPAQAADYKAYLENYSAQQRAAGRFQRPNNVRLRNVMQWLDHNEVVPGDVRLQLWLAMGFLLVCLLNTVGLLLAKFLRRSGEIGVRRALGASRGAIFAQCLVEAGAIGLAGGVAGLGLATLGLWAVRQQPASYAKLAHLDPSMLALTFAMAVGASLLAGLLPSWRAIQVAPALQLKS, encoded by the coding sequence ATGTTCGGCTACTACGTCCGCCTCGCCTTGCGCAGCTTCCGCCGCAACACCGTCCTCACCGCGCTGATGGTGCTGGCCATCGCCTTGGGCATCGGCGCCAGCATGACCACGCTGACCGTGTTCTACGTGCTCTCCGGCGACCCGATTCCGCAGAAGAGCGATCGCCTGTTCTACGTGCAGGTGGATGCGCAGCCCAAGGCCGGTTTCCAGCCGGGCGAGGAACCGGATTCGCAGAACACGCGCTTCGATGCCGAGGCGCTGCTGCGCGAGAAGCGCGCCAAGCGCCAGGCGCTGATGACCGGCGGCAGCGTGGCGATCGAACCGACCAAGAGCGGTCTGAAGCCGTTCAAGTCGGAAGTGCGCTTCACGTCGGCGGACTTCTTTCCGATGTTCGACACGCCGTTCCAGTACGGCCACGGCTGGACCGGCACCGAAGACGAGCGCCACGACCGCGTGGTCGTGATCAGCAGGAAGCTCAACGAGAAGCTGTTCGACGGCGGCGACAGCGTCGGCCGCGAACTGCGCATGGACCAGAACACCTTCCGCATCGTCGGCGTGCTCGACACCTGGGAGGTCAAGCCGCGCTTCTACGACGTCACCAACACCTATGGGTCGGACGAACAGGCCTATCTGCCGTTCTCGGTGGCGATGGATCTGAAGATGGACCGCAACGGCAGCATGAACTGCTTCGGCGACAGCAACGGCGACCAGACCGCGCTCAATGCGCCGTGCGCCTGGGTGCAGTACTGGGTGGAACTGGAGAACCCGGCGCAGGCTGCCGACTACAAGGCCTACCTGGAGAACTATTCGGCCCAGCAGCGCGCCGCCGGCCGCTTCCAGCGCCCCAACAACGTGCGCCTGCGCAACGTCATGCAGTGGCTGGACCACAACGAAGTGGTGCCCGGCGACGTGCGCCTGCAGCTATGGCTAGCGATGGGCTTCCTGCTGGTGTGCCTGCTCAACACCGTCGGCCTGCTGCTGGCCAAGTTCCTGCGCCGCAGCGGCGAGATCGGCGTGCGTCGCGCGCTCGGCGCTTCGCGTGGGGCGATCTTCGCGCAATGCCTGGTGGAGGCCGGCGCCATCGGCCTGGCCGGCGGCGTGGCCGGTCTCGGCCTGGCCACGCTCGGTCTGTGGGCCGTGCGCCAGCAGCCGGCCAGCTACGCCAAGCTGGCGCACCTGGATCCGAGCATGTTGGCACTGACCTTCGCGATGGCGGTGGGCGCCAGCCTGCTCGCCGGCCTGTTGCCGTCGTGGCGCGCCATCCAGGTCGCGCCCGCCCTGCAGCTGAAGTCCTGA
- a CDS encoding ABC transporter permease has translation MFGYYCKLALHSFGRNRLLTALMVLAIAVGIGASMTTLTVFHVLAADPIPGKSAQLFNVELNVEPDDRYDPNDTDPQQLTRRDAEALLRDRRGDRQAMMSAGSVTVVPAQPQLTPFGAEARYTSADFFPMFAVPMRYGHAWTADDDARRARVAVISRRLNTQLFGDANSVGRQLQIGDTVLRVVGVIDAWDMNPRFYDLTNTEYGDSEDVFVPFSTARDLDLDVSGSMSCWGDHAGNRTSANAPCAWIQYWVELDSPAKRAAYLDALQAYARQQRDAGRFHHPPDIRLSDVMTWLDRNHAVPSDVRLQVGLALAFLGICLLNTAGLMLAKFLRHSGEIGVRRALGASRRTIFAQHLIEAAAIGLAGGAGGLLLAWIGTWLVRQQPADYAALAHLDGRMLLLALAMSLGSALLAGLLPAWQAMRVSTALQLKSQ, from the coding sequence ATGTTCGGCTACTACTGCAAACTGGCGCTGCACAGCTTCGGTCGCAACCGCCTGCTGACCGCACTGATGGTACTGGCGATCGCGGTCGGCATCGGCGCGTCGATGACCACGCTGACCGTGTTCCACGTGCTGGCGGCCGATCCCATTCCCGGCAAGAGCGCGCAGCTGTTCAACGTCGAACTCAACGTCGAGCCGGACGACCGTTACGATCCGAACGACACCGACCCGCAGCAACTGACCCGCCGCGATGCCGAGGCGCTGCTGCGCGACAGGCGCGGCGACCGCCAGGCGATGATGTCGGCCGGCAGCGTGACGGTGGTGCCGGCGCAGCCGCAGCTGACCCCGTTCGGCGCCGAAGCGCGCTACACCAGCGCCGACTTCTTTCCGATGTTCGCGGTGCCGATGCGCTACGGCCACGCCTGGACCGCGGACGACGATGCCCGGCGCGCGCGTGTCGCGGTGATTTCGCGGCGGCTCAATACCCAACTGTTCGGCGACGCCAACAGTGTCGGCCGCCAGCTCCAGATTGGCGATACCGTGCTGCGCGTAGTCGGGGTGATCGACGCCTGGGACATGAACCCGCGCTTCTACGACCTGACCAACACCGAGTATGGCGACAGCGAGGACGTGTTCGTGCCGTTCTCCACCGCGCGCGACCTGGACCTGGACGTCAGCGGTTCGATGTCCTGCTGGGGCGACCATGCCGGCAACAGGACCAGTGCGAACGCCCCCTGCGCCTGGATCCAGTATTGGGTGGAACTGGACAGCCCGGCCAAGCGCGCCGCCTACCTGGACGCGCTGCAGGCCTATGCGCGGCAGCAGCGCGACGCCGGCCGCTTCCACCATCCGCCGGACATCCGCCTCAGCGACGTGATGACCTGGCTGGACCGCAACCACGCCGTGCCCTCCGACGTGCGCCTGCAGGTGGGGCTGGCGCTGGCGTTCCTGGGCATCTGCCTGCTCAACACCGCCGGGCTGATGCTGGCCAAGTTCCTGCGCCACAGCGGCGAGATCGGCGTGCGCCGCGCGCTCGGCGCCTCGCGGCGGACGATCTTCGCCCAGCACCTGATCGAAGCGGCGGCGATCGGCCTGGCCGGCGGCGCCGGCGGCCTGCTGCTGGCCTGGATCGGCACCTGGCTGGTGCGGCAGCAGCCGGCCGACTACGCCGCGCTGGCGCACCTGGACGGCCGCATGCTGCTGCTCGCCCTGGCGATGAGTCTTGGCAGCGCGCTGCTCGCCGGCCTGCTGCCGGCCTGGCAAGCGATGCGCGTGTCCACCGCCCTGCAACTCAAGTCGCAATGA